Proteins found in one Lysinibacillus fusiformis genomic segment:
- a CDS encoding lysophospholipid acyltransferase family protein: MYKLAANVVKVILKLMGSKARVYGEENLPKEGGFIIACTHTGYVDILNLGVAMYPREIHFMAKKQLFEMKGLGWLVKHLNAFPVDRDNPGPSVIKIPSQLLKEGKIVGIFPSGTRSTEGTDLKQGAITIAQLAKAQIVPAAYVGARNAGDVMKRGKGYLIYGEPFYVTGKGKEGREQFTQHLEHELVALTEELQKRIPVK, from the coding sequence GTGTATAAACTAGCAGCAAATGTTGTCAAAGTAATATTAAAATTAATGGGTTCAAAGGCTCGTGTATATGGAGAAGAAAACTTGCCGAAAGAGGGCGGGTTTATTATCGCTTGTACACATACAGGCTATGTTGATATTTTAAACCTTGGTGTAGCCATGTACCCTCGTGAAATTCACTTTATGGCAAAGAAGCAATTATTTGAAATGAAAGGGCTTGGCTGGCTTGTTAAGCATTTAAATGCTTTTCCAGTAGACCGTGATAATCCTGGGCCGAGCGTGATTAAAATTCCTTCACAGTTATTGAAGGAAGGTAAAATTGTAGGGATTTTCCCCTCTGGTACACGCAGCACAGAAGGAACGGATTTAAAGCAAGGAGCCATTACCATTGCACAATTGGCAAAGGCGCAAATCGTTCCAGCTGCTTACGTTGGTGCGCGTAATGCTGGTGATGTGATGAAGCGTGGCAAAGGCTATTTAATTTATGGTGAGCCATTTTATGTAACAGGTAAGGGCAAAGAAGGTCGTGAGCAGTTTACTCAACACCTTGAGCATGAGCTTGTTGCTCTAACAGAAGAATTACAAAAACGTATTCCCGTAAAATAA
- a CDS encoding putative RNA methyltransferase — MGALSKRAIGAALMDQHITLFACPICQQSMHVYEQGRLVCSSNHSFDIAKQGYVNMLTHNAASKYSKSLFESRKAVIDSGIYDAVEARIGELITSAKTVLDTGCGEGSHLARIMKDTDHGVGIGIDIAKEGILAAARHYPQQIWCVGDLAKSPFAKASFDAILNILSPANYEEFKRLLTPNGCLVKVVPQSGYLQELRAQLYADSNKETYSNEQIVARFQASFREVNVERVTYTLPLAKELVPALLEMTPMGWHKKEETAIVLNEITIDVDLLVGKG; from the coding sequence ATGGGCGCATTATCTAAACGTGCTATAGGAGCAGCATTAATGGATCAACATATCACACTTTTTGCTTGTCCTATATGTCAGCAATCAATGCATGTCTATGAGCAGGGGAGATTGGTTTGTTCTTCTAATCATTCTTTTGATATTGCGAAGCAGGGCTATGTCAACATGCTGACACATAACGCTGCTTCTAAATATAGTAAGAGTCTCTTTGAATCCCGCAAGGCTGTTATTGATAGTGGAATTTATGATGCTGTAGAAGCGCGAATCGGTGAGCTTATAACCTCTGCAAAAACGGTGCTAGATACTGGTTGTGGAGAGGGATCACATTTAGCTCGCATTATGAAAGATACAGATCATGGTGTTGGCATTGGTATCGACATAGCAAAGGAGGGTATTTTGGCTGCCGCACGTCATTATCCACAACAAATTTGGTGTGTAGGTGATTTAGCTAAAAGTCCATTTGCTAAAGCAAGCTTTGATGCGATTTTAAATATTTTATCGCCTGCAAATTATGAGGAGTTTAAACGACTTCTTACACCGAATGGCTGTCTTGTAAAGGTTGTACCGCAAAGTGGCTATTTGCAGGAGCTGCGTGCTCAATTATATGCAGATTCAAACAAGGAAACTTACTCCAATGAACAAATTGTGGCTCGTTTTCAAGCTAGCTTTCGGGAGGTAAATGTAGAACGTGTAACTTATACTTTACCGCTTGCAAAAGAACTAGTACCTGCGTTATTAGAGATGACGCCAATGGGCTGGCATAAAAAAGAGGAAACAGCCATTGTCTTAAATGAAATTACGATTGATGTGGATCTGTTAGTAGGGAAGGGTTAA
- a CDS encoding MATE family efflux transporter: MADTIKETNKLSLFHLTWPIFLEVFLFMLMGLADTFMLSALSDNAVSGVGAANQYIHIAILILEVVGNGASIVVSQYLGSRRFFEAAKISALAVTMNLVVGLLMSILFFFFARHLMTMMNLQGEVLHYAQSYLVIIGSFIFLQAIINALAAIIRVHGWTKQTMYVSFGMNVLHVVLNYGLIFGNLGLPELGVKGAAISSVISRALAVLVFFWLLYQVMEVRVKLQYYFEYSKEYVRKILNIGLPSAFEQVLYQFCQIIFLYYATYLGAETLAARQYAMNISMFTYLFAIAIGTGTAIIIGRHVGAGEKDEAYHQLWKSVRAAFVFTIIMVAVVTIFRKPLMQVFTDNPEVIKIGASVLALSILLETGRTMNIVVINSLRASGDARFPVKIGFLSMVCMSLPLGYLFVFVLDWGLVGIWLAISADEWVRAIIVYFRWKSRKWERYALVSPNDEKEA; the protein is encoded by the coding sequence TTGGCAGACACAATTAAAGAGACAAATAAGTTAAGTCTATTCCATTTAACATGGCCTATCTTCTTAGAAGTATTTCTATTTATGTTGATGGGACTAGCCGATACTTTTATGCTCAGTGCTTTATCAGATAATGCTGTATCAGGAGTAGGTGCAGCCAATCAATATATCCATATAGCTATCTTGATACTGGAAGTAGTGGGCAATGGTGCATCTATTGTTGTTTCACAGTATTTAGGTTCAAGACGCTTTTTTGAAGCAGCGAAGATATCGGCGTTAGCGGTCACAATGAATTTGGTCGTTGGACTTTTAATGAGTATTTTATTTTTCTTCTTTGCGAGACATTTGATGACGATGATGAACTTGCAGGGAGAAGTACTCCACTATGCACAAAGTTACTTAGTCATCATTGGGAGTTTTATTTTCCTACAGGCAATTATTAATGCACTTGCTGCAATTATTCGTGTTCATGGTTGGACAAAACAAACTATGTACGTATCATTTGGCATGAACGTCTTACATGTTGTGCTAAACTACGGTCTTATATTTGGGAATTTAGGTTTACCAGAGCTTGGTGTGAAAGGAGCGGCTATTTCCTCTGTCATTAGCCGCGCTTTAGCTGTACTAGTATTTTTCTGGTTGCTATATCAGGTAATGGAAGTGCGCGTGAAGTTACAATATTATTTTGAGTATTCAAAGGAATATGTAAGGAAAATACTAAACATTGGTTTACCATCTGCATTTGAGCAGGTACTTTATCAGTTTTGTCAGATCATCTTTTTATATTATGCGACTTACTTAGGCGCAGAAACACTAGCAGCACGACAGTATGCTATGAATATTTCGATGTTTACGTATTTATTTGCAATTGCCATTGGTACAGGAACGGCCATTATTATTGGTCGTCATGTAGGTGCAGGAGAGAAAGATGAGGCGTATCATCAGCTATGGAAAAGTGTTCGTGCAGCATTTGTTTTTACGATTATTATGGTCGCGGTCGTTACGATTTTCCGTAAGCCCCTCATGCAAGTTTTTACTGATAATCCAGAGGTCATTAAGATTGGAGCGTCCGTGTTAGCTCTAAGTATTTTGCTAGAGACTGGCCGCACGATGAATATCGTTGTTATTAACTCTTTACGTGCTTCTGGAGATGCCAGATTCCCTGTGAAAATTGGTTTTCTATCGATGGTTTGCATGAGTCTTCCGCTTGGCTATTTATTTGTATTTGTGTTGGATTGGGGCTTGGTTGGAATTTGGCTAGCGATTTCAGCAGATGAATGGGTACGTGCAATTATCGTATACTTTAGATGGAAAAGCCGTAAATGGGAGCGTTATGCTCTCGTTTCACCGAACGACGAGAAGGAGGCATAG
- a CDS encoding tyrosine-protein phosphatase, with amino-acid sequence MEQLETKAIPFEAVYNFRDMGGYKTSDGRRVKNGLFYRSAALGKMTLADKELFETLGIKTIFDYRDNSEAYHNPNPVFSHAQYIQIPAKGNHSFEMPTNAGGRDFYKVVSPEMFRDFYAQMPFNNPSFKELLLTIQNPDNLGLVHHCAVGKDRTGIGGALILLALDVPEETIMEDYLDTNIHLRPMVERMAQAIQHQYNDQELQQFYALMSAREDYLQAALEAMDRRYGSKTGFLEQEFGLTIEKREQLQSYCLI; translated from the coding sequence TTGGAACAATTAGAGACAAAGGCGATTCCATTTGAGGCGGTCTATAATTTCCGAGACATGGGTGGATATAAGACAAGTGATGGACGTAGGGTAAAGAACGGTTTATTTTACCGCTCAGCCGCTCTTGGGAAAATGACACTGGCGGATAAAGAGCTATTTGAAACGTTAGGGATTAAAACCATTTTTGATTATCGTGATAATAGTGAGGCGTATCATAATCCTAACCCTGTGTTCTCACACGCTCAATATATTCAAATTCCAGCGAAGGGCAATCATTCTTTTGAAATGCCTACAAATGCTGGGGGGAGAGATTTCTATAAAGTAGTGAGCCCTGAAATGTTCCGGGATTTTTATGCACAAATGCCGTTTAATAATCCTTCATTTAAAGAGTTATTGCTAACTATTCAAAACCCTGATAATTTAGGACTTGTTCATCATTGTGCAGTCGGAAAAGACCGAACAGGGATAGGAGGGGCCCTTATATTGCTAGCTTTAGATGTCCCTGAGGAGACGATTATGGAAGACTATTTAGATACGAATATACATTTACGTCCAATGGTAGAAAGAATGGCTCAGGCTATTCAGCATCAGTATAATGACCAAGAGCTACAGCAATTTTATGCATTAATGTCCGCTCGCGAAGACTATTTACAAGCAGCATTGGAAGCTATGGATCGCCGTTATGGTTCAAAGACTGGGTTTTTAGAGCAGGAGTTTGGCCTAACAATTGAAAAACGAGAGCAATTGCAATCCTATTGCTTAATTTAA
- a CDS encoding ABC transporter substrate-binding protein, protein MKKVFKFQWLSVLLLALILAGCGTAEDTKNKDASQDTQHTEKTSYKVTDDRGVEIEFNEVPKTVVSLQPSNTEILFALGVGDKIVGATEYDTYPEEAQKIERVSDTMNFNSERILALKPDVVIAYTIGDKDALKPLEDAGINVFVIQSATTFDDVYGDIEQIAAVMDVADQGNKLNEEIKAKIAEVQTKVKDVKTPKNVYLEVSPKPDIYTAGSSTFQQEILEAANVNNVFSELNSWAQVSEEDVIAKNPDVILTTVNYTEDPIGEILARDGWNTVTAIQNKAVLSLDTDISNRPGPRIGEAVELVAKAVYPELFK, encoded by the coding sequence ATGAAGAAAGTATTTAAATTCCAATGGCTATCAGTGCTCTTACTTGCACTGATATTAGCAGGCTGTGGCACTGCTGAAGATACAAAAAACAAAGATGCTTCACAGGATACACAACACACAGAGAAAACAAGCTATAAAGTGACAGATGACCGTGGTGTTGAAATAGAGTTTAATGAAGTTCCAAAAACAGTTGTATCATTACAACCAAGTAATACTGAAATCTTGTTTGCTCTAGGTGTTGGCGATAAAATTGTAGGGGCAACTGAGTACGATACTTACCCAGAGGAAGCACAAAAAATTGAACGTGTCTCTGATACTATGAATTTTAACAGTGAACGAATTTTAGCGTTAAAGCCAGATGTTGTCATTGCTTATACAATCGGTGATAAGGATGCACTAAAGCCGCTTGAAGATGCAGGAATTAATGTGTTTGTTATTCAATCTGCGACTACTTTCGATGATGTTTATGGAGATATCGAACAAATTGCTGCTGTGATGGATGTTGCTGATCAAGGAAATAAATTAAACGAAGAGATTAAAGCGAAAATTGCTGAAGTACAAACGAAGGTGAAAGACGTAAAGACGCCGAAAAATGTTTATTTAGAGGTTAGCCCTAAGCCAGACATTTATACAGCGGGCTCTAGCACTTTCCAACAAGAAATACTAGAGGCAGCTAATGTTAATAATGTTTTTTCTGAATTGAATAGTTGGGCGCAAGTTTCTGAGGAAGATGTGATTGCGAAAAACCCAGACGTTATTTTAACGACAGTAAACTATACAGAAGATCCAATAGGAGAAATTCTTGCGCGTGATGGTTGGAATACTGTGACAGCTATTCAAAACAAAGCGGTATTATCTCTTGATACAGATATCTCGAATCGACCTGGTCCACGTATTGGTGAAGCTGTAGAATTAGTAGCGAAGGCTGTATATCCAGAGTTATTTAAATAA
- a CDS encoding glutathione peroxidase codes for MSIYNYLVRKPNGEILSMETYRGKTMLIVNTANQCRFTYQFEDLQKMYDKYGKENFVVLGFPCDQFGHQNPEDGEETKHLCKVNYGVTFPIFELVQVNGEATHPLFNYLKHEADFREFGKASMQEKMLAEAIVQLAPSFLDGRNIRWNFTKFLVDAGGKTVARFEPTDSQLDIEQAIETLL; via the coding sequence ATGAGCATTTATAATTATCTAGTACGGAAGCCTAATGGTGAAATTTTATCGATGGAAACATATCGTGGAAAAACAATGTTAATTGTTAACACGGCAAATCAATGCCGATTTACATATCAATTTGAAGATTTACAAAAAATGTATGATAAATATGGGAAAGAAAATTTTGTAGTCCTTGGCTTCCCCTGTGATCAATTTGGTCATCAAAATCCTGAAGATGGGGAGGAAACTAAGCATCTTTGCAAGGTGAACTATGGAGTCACATTCCCGATTTTTGAGCTTGTACAGGTAAATGGTGAGGCTACACATCCACTCTTTAATTATTTAAAGCATGAAGCGGATTTTCGCGAATTTGGTAAGGCAAGTATGCAGGAGAAAATGCTTGCTGAAGCAATTGTTCAACTTGCCCCAAGCTTTTTAGATGGTCGTAATATTCGCTGGAACTTTACAAAGTTTCTAGTAGATGCTGGTGGTAAGACTGTCGCGCGCTTTGAGCCAACGGATTCTCAGCTCGATATCGAACAGGCAATTGAAACACTATTATAG
- the ytvI gene encoding sporulation integral membrane protein YtvI — protein MNKFNARKLIFRLIVILSLLIAAYFVIPVSMPLIFAGISAFFLEPIVMFFKRKWKMSRKIAVAFIYIVSVIVISIICYLSITQIMTQIILLSKQAPYYISKLSDMWLHMQENISKYTEDFPPEVSASLQKTTMDFIKKVEEFFLSFFNYSKVSAFFSEIPSLFISLLVYMIALFLFMLDLPKLKQITYKYLKPNTAKKIKIILNRLKDATFGYMKAHLFVSFIIGGVTLIGLLLIQPKYAVTMTIIIWLIDIVPFLGSIIILAPWGLYHLLMGNTSIAVKLFILAAILLIIRRVVEPKLMGDHIGLSTLPTLIAMFIGLQLFGIIGLLVGPFVIIFFIALKETGVIKVNFKI, from the coding sequence ATGAATAAATTTAATGCTAGGAAATTGATTTTTCGGTTGATTGTGATTTTATCCCTACTTATAGCTGCCTATTTTGTTATCCCTGTGTCTATGCCTTTAATATTCGCTGGGATTAGTGCATTTTTCTTAGAACCAATTGTCATGTTCTTTAAGCGGAAATGGAAAATGTCACGGAAAATAGCAGTTGCTTTTATTTACATAGTGAGTGTTATTGTTATATCTATTATTTGCTATCTTTCCATTACACAAATCATGACGCAAATAATTTTACTGTCTAAGCAAGCTCCCTATTATATTTCCAAGCTATCAGATATGTGGCTTCATATGCAAGAAAATATTTCTAAATACACAGAAGACTTTCCACCTGAAGTAAGTGCTTCGCTTCAAAAAACCACAATGGATTTCATTAAGAAAGTTGAAGAATTCTTTTTAAGCTTCTTTAATTATAGCAAAGTTTCAGCATTCTTTTCAGAGATTCCCAGCCTATTTATCAGTCTTCTCGTTTATATGATTGCTCTATTCCTATTTATGCTTGATTTGCCTAAGTTAAAGCAAATCACTTATAAATATTTAAAGCCAAATACGGCAAAAAAGATAAAAATTATTTTAAATCGCTTAAAAGATGCAACATTTGGCTATATGAAGGCGCACTTATTTGTAAGCTTTATCATTGGAGGCGTCACACTCATTGGACTGCTATTAATCCAACCGAAATATGCGGTAACGATGACGATTATTATCTGGTTAATAGATATTGTACCATTCCTAGGCTCCATCATTATTTTAGCGCCATGGGGGCTCTATCACCTTTTGATGGGAAACACATCTATAGCTGTAAAATTATTCATCTTAGCTGCTATTTTACTGATTATTCGTCGAGTAGTCGAGCCTAAATTAATGGGAGACCATATCGGTTTATCTACTTTGCCGACATTAATTGCCATGTTCATAGGCCTACAGTTATTTGGTATTATCGGTTTACTCGTTGGCCCATTTGTTATTATATTCTTTATTGCTTTAAAAGAGACAGGTGTCATCAAAGTAAATTTTAAAATTTGA
- a CDS encoding C40 family peptidase has product MKGNEGNVTKRNKWRKSMVLALALAGGLLFNTIQPTEVQAEETSQQMIEKKAEIDAQIKKLQEELTKLQQEIDAKVKVFKQVQADIKEVDASIVETQKRIEQRSKILSERMAAYQAQDNTVGVYLNVVLEAKSFADLMDRVVAVKTLMDADQELVDQQEADKASLEQQKATLDEKQKELQKQFQELQQKESEMEVKKAENEAKSLALKAEIATKQEEERLEEERKAAEEEAARLRALQAATPVVQATQNNGGGEPQKIIVGSGAGTVSSGDAISTAKQFLGRPYVWGGSNPSTGFDCSGLVQWSYKQAGVSLPRTASQQYLATQRVSASEARVGDLVFFSYGSGVAHVGIYLGNNTMIDAQNNGVVIESLDWWNQYLVGFGRIQ; this is encoded by the coding sequence ATGAAGGGAAATGAAGGTAACGTGACTAAGCGTAACAAATGGCGTAAGTCGATGGTGCTAGCATTGGCACTAGCTGGCGGCTTATTATTTAATACAATTCAACCAACAGAAGTACAAGCCGAAGAAACTTCTCAACAAATGATTGAGAAAAAGGCTGAGATAGATGCACAAATTAAAAAATTACAAGAAGAACTAACGAAATTACAACAAGAGATCGATGCAAAAGTAAAGGTATTTAAACAAGTACAAGCTGATATTAAAGAAGTGGATGCTAGTATTGTTGAAACACAAAAACGCATCGAGCAACGTTCAAAAATTTTAAGTGAACGTATGGCTGCATACCAAGCACAAGACAACACTGTAGGTGTTTATTTAAACGTAGTTCTTGAAGCAAAAAGCTTTGCAGATTTAATGGACCGTGTCGTAGCGGTAAAAACATTAATGGATGCTGACCAAGAATTAGTGGATCAACAGGAAGCGGATAAAGCAAGCTTAGAGCAACAAAAAGCTACATTAGATGAAAAACAAAAAGAACTTCAAAAACAATTCCAAGAGCTTCAACAAAAGGAAAGCGAAATGGAAGTGAAGAAAGCTGAAAACGAAGCGAAATCACTTGCATTAAAAGCTGAAATTGCAACGAAACAAGAAGAAGAACGTTTAGAAGAAGAGCGTAAAGCAGCTGAAGAAGAAGCAGCTCGTTTACGTGCTCTTCAAGCAGCTACACCAGTAGTACAAGCAACTCAAAATAATGGTGGTGGCGAACCACAAAAAATTATTGTTGGGTCGGGAGCTGGTACTGTCTCTTCAGGAGATGCCATTTCAACAGCTAAACAATTTTTAGGACGTCCATATGTTTGGGGTGGTAGCAACCCATCAACAGGTTTTGACTGTTCAGGTCTTGTACAGTGGTCTTATAAACAAGCAGGTGTTTCTTTACCACGTACAGCATCACAACAATATTTAGCAACACAACGCGTTTCAGCAAGTGAAGCACGTGTTGGAGATTTAGTATTCTTCAGCTATGGTTCAGGTGTAGCACACGTAGGTATTTATTTAGGTAACAACACGATGATCGATGCTCAAAACAATGGTGTTGTAATTGAATCACTTGATTGGTGGAATCAATACTTAGTAGGCTTTGGTCGTATTCAATAA
- a CDS encoding ABC1 kinase family protein: MIFLKFLIQILVVSGLIYIVSGRLIGSNINFVRRVLSVVISVTLTSFVYWYSYLRHTDFLSETMMQTVTEVSTLIWIGSMLLISMLLYLVFELFDPSGITNGDRRNGQKSLLLRLRSYWRQQKRLRQVLKIAVTNGVVQTIKYARQRENEKELAIALRATLEQCGGIFIKFGQVLSTRKELFSPIFIDELERLQHRVKPLPEEQVKQILERSLPQSTDEIFSQFQMEPIAAASIGQVHKARLKNYEEVVVKLLRPEVKGIMRDDLEILEEFANWLSTKSTWAESLGFRELAGGFADGLREEIHLDIEVRNTLQVKNALAKSDYKVRIPKIFTPYSNENIIVMEYIRGQSVADGASEFNRLSIDRRSFARTVLYSFFEQMLFSGIFHADPHPGNIHIDETDGTPVLLDFGAVGRLGATQQEGLKLFLMGIQLNDSSVLYDGLTLLVENADHAERARMEQAIDQILLKISYVDRIPTEELIHALFTVVRDFGLAFYPAVGLALRSLVTLDGTLRVIDPRFDIFTEAKDFSATYMRASFLKPFKEPMATKERLQEELSMLIPTLRKMPRRVDQLIQRVESGKIILHHDVFSDEHNARFITHLFSRFVLLLVGITFGIISVALLAISQFIHDSYAVYLNTAAYLGLFLCAILLVRLSIQALRSMKQ, from the coding sequence TTGATCTTTTTGAAGTTTTTAATCCAAATCCTTGTAGTATCGGGTTTGATTTATATTGTGAGTGGACGATTAATTGGCTCAAATATCAATTTTGTGCGAAGAGTGCTTTCAGTCGTTATTAGCGTGACATTAACCTCTTTTGTTTACTGGTATTCTTATCTGCGCCATACAGATTTTTTGTCAGAAACGATGATGCAAACAGTTACAGAGGTAAGCACACTGATTTGGATTGGAAGTATGCTACTCATTTCGATGTTGCTTTATTTGGTATTTGAGCTTTTTGACCCAAGTGGCATTACAAATGGAGATCGCCGTAACGGCCAAAAATCTTTATTATTGCGATTGCGTAGCTATTGGCGACAGCAGAAACGTCTGCGTCAGGTATTAAAAATTGCTGTTACAAACGGTGTCGTACAAACGATTAAATATGCGAGGCAACGGGAAAATGAAAAAGAGCTTGCGATTGCTTTGCGAGCAACACTAGAACAATGTGGTGGGATTTTTATCAAATTTGGCCAGGTGCTCTCCACACGAAAAGAACTTTTTTCACCTATTTTTATTGATGAATTAGAAAGGCTTCAACACCGAGTAAAGCCTTTACCGGAGGAGCAAGTGAAACAAATTTTAGAGAGGTCTCTTCCACAATCCACGGACGAAATATTTAGTCAATTTCAAATGGAGCCCATTGCAGCAGCTTCTATTGGTCAGGTGCATAAAGCGCGGCTTAAAAATTATGAAGAGGTGGTAGTCAAGCTATTGCGTCCAGAGGTAAAGGGAATTATGCGCGATGATCTTGAAATTTTAGAGGAATTTGCTAATTGGCTATCCACAAAATCGACCTGGGCAGAATCATTAGGCTTTCGAGAGCTGGCTGGTGGATTTGCAGATGGACTACGTGAGGAGATTCATTTAGATATTGAAGTACGTAATACGCTACAGGTGAAGAATGCGCTAGCGAAAAGTGATTACAAGGTTCGAATTCCTAAAATATTTACGCCTTACAGTAATGAAAATATCATTGTGATGGAGTATATTCGCGGACAAAGTGTGGCAGATGGGGCATCTGAGTTCAATCGTTTGTCTATTGATCGTAGGTCGTTTGCAAGAACGGTACTGTATTCATTTTTTGAGCAAATGTTATTCTCAGGCATTTTTCATGCAGACCCACATCCAGGGAATATCCATATAGATGAAACAGATGGCACGCCAGTCTTGCTTGACTTTGGGGCAGTAGGACGCTTAGGTGCAACACAGCAAGAAGGCTTGAAGTTATTTTTGATGGGCATTCAGCTGAATGATTCAAGCGTTTTATATGATGGTTTAACATTATTAGTGGAAAATGCTGATCATGCAGAACGTGCAAGAATGGAGCAGGCAATCGATCAAATATTACTGAAAATTTCCTATGTTGACCGTATACCTACTGAAGAATTAATCCATGCGCTATTTACAGTGGTAAGAGATTTTGGACTTGCATTTTACCCAGCGGTGGGATTGGCTCTCCGCTCCTTAGTGACGCTAGATGGCACACTACGGGTAATTGATCCACGTTTTGATATTTTTACAGAGGCAAAGGATTTTTCTGCTACATATATGCGTGCCTCTTTCCTAAAGCCTTTTAAAGAACCGATGGCAACTAAGGAGCGTCTGCAAGAAGAATTATCCATGCTGATACCGACTTTACGTAAAATGCCTAGAAGAGTCGATCAGCTCATTCAGCGGGTTGAAAGTGGAAAAATCATTTTACATCATGATGTTTTTTCGGATGAACATAATGCCCGTTTTATTACACATTTGTTCTCTCGATTTGTATTGCTGCTGGTGGGGATAACCTTTGGTATTATATCTGTCGCTCTCTTAGCTATTTCACAATTTATCCATGATTCTTATGCGGTATATTTGAACACAGCGGCTTATTTAGGTTTATTTTTATGTGCTATTTTGTTAGTGAGATTATCTATACAAGCATTAAGGTCAATGAAGCAGTAG